One region of Streptomyces rishiriensis genomic DNA includes:
- a CDS encoding polyprenyl synthetase family protein codes for MVTPILHQAVTRFDDRLRPMIAHHFGWPEADLPTATTSGKMVRATLTVLTGECFTDDAEAISRVAAAGAAVEMIHNFSLIHDDVMDGDTERRGRPAVWHEYGVPAAILAGDLLLAQAPLMLDGSSAADPRATRLLAEAVTRLAAGQMADLSLEGRPQTSPDEALAVAADKTGALLACACELGALLAGASEEATRRFNRFGLRLGLAFQIADDILGIWGDPRRTGKPVGSDLRSRKGSFPVTAALASGTPEAAELARFYADEGPVGDAEARHATDLVTRAGGRTSAVREIERFEMLAREELSSVPGLPVDRVAALLSLTTYVSNRNH; via the coding sequence ATGGTGACCCCGATCCTCCACCAGGCGGTCACCCGGTTCGACGACCGGCTCCGGCCCATGATCGCCCACCATTTCGGATGGCCGGAGGCCGATCTTCCGACGGCGACCACCAGCGGCAAGATGGTGCGCGCCACGCTCACCGTCCTGACCGGTGAGTGCTTCACGGACGACGCCGAGGCGATCTCCCGCGTCGCGGCCGCAGGGGCCGCCGTGGAGATGATCCACAACTTCTCCCTCATCCATGACGACGTCATGGACGGTGACACCGAACGCCGCGGCCGCCCGGCCGTCTGGCACGAGTACGGAGTGCCCGCCGCCATCCTGGCGGGCGATCTGCTGCTGGCCCAGGCCCCGTTGATGCTGGACGGGTCCTCGGCCGCCGACCCGCGCGCGACGCGGCTGCTGGCGGAGGCCGTCACCCGGCTCGCCGCCGGACAGATGGCCGACCTCTCGCTGGAGGGCCGGCCCCAGACCAGCCCGGACGAGGCGCTCGCGGTCGCCGCGGACAAGACGGGGGCGCTGCTCGCCTGCGCCTGCGAGCTCGGGGCCCTGCTGGCCGGCGCCTCCGAGGAGGCGACGCGGCGGTTCAACCGGTTCGGTCTCCGGCTGGGCCTGGCGTTCCAGATAGCCGACGACATCCTGGGCATCTGGGGGGACCCCCGGCGCACCGGCAAGCCCGTCGGCTCCGACCTTCGCAGCAGGAAGGGCAGCTTCCCCGTGACGGCCGCCCTGGCCTCCGGTACGCCGGAGGCCGCCGAACTCGCCCGCTTCTACGCCGACGAGGGACCGGTGGGTGACGCCGAGGCGCGGCACGCGACCGACCTGGTCACCCGGGCCGGCGGCCGCACGAGCGCGGTGCGGGAGATCGAGCGGTTCGAGATGCTGGCCCGCGAGGAACTGAGCTCCGTACCGGGGCTGCCGGTGGACCGCGTGGCCGCCCTGCTGTCGCTCACCACCTACGTGTCCAACCGGAACCACTGA